Proteins encoded by one window of Amaranthus tricolor cultivar Red isolate AtriRed21 chromosome 4, ASM2621246v1, whole genome shotgun sequence:
- the LOC130809630 gene encoding uncharacterized protein LOC130809630 yields the protein MDSNIVDKIKSTVTNILDSSDIDSVTEQQVRQLASQQLNLDLSDLPQKILVRQIIESFLLAIPDSPQDDVVLPTAIDGFHNDTQTTVAEEQDIKPVIKEIFPDSCRVICKLSQTRDVAVRSSERGTVVSIRDLSFKDGKTNPLPKCSLFPDQWEIFRKSFPAVEEAIAKVESELRSKVEKKQPDDKLDLSANKSEKNGGRPSGGEPINLVAASHKPRLVPIEIIRFDGKNYHQWADCMESYLNQLKVAYVLSEPCPSAVGVADKELCQTLSAAERWMDDDHICRQNILNSLCDNLLGLYSKKPGTAKDLWEELKLTYLLEEHGTKVSLVKKYIGFQIVQEKSVFDQVHEFNEIADKLAASGMYVEERFHVNVILSKLPPSWKPFCIQLLKDDYLPIWMLMDHLKSEEESCLRGNKSRAYAPRVDAPVFQPSRKLGPQRNPMKKPGIPRVNHEADWDKRVRFCNTCKKRGHYPEDCWFRNTGGKNTSNEKGNDQSANAFSGTDTIENAGQS from the exons ATGGACTCAAACATCGTCGACAAAATCAAGTCGACGGTCACAAACATTCTTGATTCCTCCGACATTGATTCCGTCACTGAACAGCAAGTTCGACAATTAGCCTCTCAACAACTCAACCTTGACCTATCCGATTTACCCCAAAAAATCCTCGTCCGACAAATCATCGAATCCTTCTTGCTTGCGATCCCTGACTCCCCACAGGACGATGTCGTTTTGCCCACCGCCATTGATGGATTTCACAATGATACACAAACTACAGTAGCAGAAGAGCAAGATATAAAGCCTGTTATCAAAGAGATTTTCCCTGATTCATGTCGTGTTATCTGCAAG TTATCACAAACAAGAGATGTAGCTGTCAGAAGTTCTGAAAGGGGAACTGTTGTGTCAATAAGAGATCTATCATTCAAGGATGGAAAGACAAATCCTTTGCCTAAAT GCAGCTTATTTCCCGATCAATGGGAAATTTTCCGAAAGAGCTTCCCTGCAGTTGAAGAAGCCATTGCGAAGGTTGAATCGGAGCTAAG GTCTAAAGTTGAAAAGAAACAACCTGATGACAAGCTTGATTTATCAGCAAATAAAAGTGAAAAGAATGGTGGTAGACCGAGTGGAGGTGAACCAATCAACCTAGTTGCCGCAAGCCATAAACCTAGACTTGTTCcaattgagattattcgtttTGATGGTAAGAATTATCATCAATGGGCTGATTGTATGGAATCATACTTGAACCAATTGAAGGTTGCATACGTGCTTTCTGAACCTTGCCCAAGTGCCGTGGGGGTGGCTGATAAGGAACTCTGCCAGACACTATCTGCTGCAGAAAGATGGATGGATGATGACCATATATGTCGTCAAAACATCTTGAATTCCTTATGCGACAATCTTTTAGGACTTTACTCAAAAAAACCAGGCACTGCTAAAGATCTTTGGGAAGAACTAAAGCTCACCTATCTACTTGAAGAACATGGCACAAAAGTTTCTTTGGTCAAAAAGTATATTGGATTCCAAATAGTACAAGAAAAATCGGTCTTTGACCAGGTTCATGAATTTAATGAGATTGCAGACAAACTTGCAGCGTCTGGTATGTATGTTGAGGAAAGGTTTCATGTCAACGTTATCCTTTCGAAGCTTCCTCCGTCATGGAAACCCTTCTGCATTCAGTTGTTGAAAGATGATTATCTACCCATATGGATGTTGATGGATCATTTAAAGTCGGAAGAGGAATCCTGTCTAAGAGGAAATAAGAGTAGGGCTTATGCTCCTAGAGTTGATGCACCTGTATTTCAACCTTCCAGGAAACTTGGACCCCAGAGAAATCCTATGAAGAAGCCTGGCATTCCTCGTGTAAATCATGAAGCGGATTGGGATAAAAGGGTTAGGTTCTGCAACACTTGTAAGAAGAGGGGGCATTACCCGGAGGATTGTTGGTTCCGGAATACCGGAGGGAAGAATACCAGTAATGAAAAGGGTAATGACCAATCTGCAAATGCATTTTCTGGGACCGATACAATTGAAAACGCAGGCCAGAGTTGA
- the LOC130809632 gene encoding putative invertase inhibitor, with the protein MVKPLCLSIHSKHQGNQKKKSTAKLKNPKKISPKMNKSVFCILITLILYSCSRATAAFTSLVLPVCKKISQTDPNNVSYESCVAILGSDPRSSTSTAPQLARISFELGISRAKDITSTIEKLLKTSGSDPAARNALKYCSGVYSGVPGELDASLEAIKDEAFDTANERVSAAVKATTACKDGMKEETGKIAPLKQEINEFNQLCAISIGFIKLLRIIN; encoded by the coding sequence ATGGTGAAGCCTCTTTGCCTGAGCATACATTCTAAACACCAAGGAAATCAGAAGAAAAAATCGACAGCCAAATTAAAAAACCCGAAAAAAATTTCACCAAAGATGAACAAATCCGTCTTCTGTATCCTCATAACGTTGATTCTATACTCTTGCTCACGAGCAACAGCTGCTTTTACCAGCCTTGTACTTCCAGTCTGCAAGAAGATCTCTCAAACCGACCCAAATAATGTTAGCTATGAATCTTGCGTAGCAATACTCGGATCTGATCCTCGAAGTTCCACATCGACAGCTCCACAACTAGCTCGGATCTCCTTTGAGTTGGGTATATCGAGAGCCAAGGACATTACCTCAACCATAGAAAAGCTCTTGAAGACATCGGGATCTGATCCTGCTGCTAGAAATGCCTTAAAGTATTGTTCGGGGGTCTACTCCGGAGTCCCGGGAGAGCTAGATGCAAGCCTCGAGGCTATAAAGGATGAAGCTTTTGACACTGCAAATGAGCGGGTAAGTGCAGCTGTTAAGGCTACAACTGCTTGTAAAGATGGGATGAAGGAGGAGACAGGAAAAATAGCTCCTTTGAAacaagagatcaatgaatttaaCCAGCTTTGTGCCATTTCTATTGGTTTCATTAAGTTGTTGAGGATCATAAATTGA